The DNA region acactGACCCCTCATATTTTATGATTGGTTTTAGAAACAGCAACTAAGAAAAGAATGATTTCTTAATACAATGTACTACCCTTTcaaaaaaagtattttgattgGTTTATTTACACAATCTTTAAGATCAACAAGAGAGTAATGTGGATTTAGTTTATCAATCAAACAGCTAAAACTTTAGGGCGTCTAGGTATATCAAAGTATCTTCTACAACACATATACACATGCATATCCCTTTACCTGATGCTTCTATCTGCTTGTTCACTCTCCTTTGGTCAATAGAAGCCAGTCTCTCCCACTTTCTCTCCTCCTCTGAGTCCAGGACTTGGCCGTAAAAGCTGTGGAAACTTCCCCAGAAGTCAATGCATTCATTTCCAtcacctattttttttttgtgtatgaaTGATCtctgaaataataatttatggATCTAATTTACACATGAATCCCTAAAGAGTAATTATGGATCTTAGTTACTAATGAATCCCCATAGAGTCTTTGAAAATCTCAGGGCACTAAAAGAACACCACAAGTTTTGAAGTCATTATGCAAGAGCAAAAATTACTTTTGATGTTTTAGACaatcatttcaaataaaacttttatcACTGCATTACAATGTAGAGAACACTGTACATAATTTGATGCACTGCTAGCTGTCCCACAATAAAGTACAGGGTAAggcaaaaataaatacatgtacaatgattgaataacatttcaaacatctgaaggttaGGAAGTTAGGAAAAGATATGTCACGTATGGAACAAATTCATGTGATCTTATTGATggataaagcattttgtattgacagataaagcacaagtttatctgGCAGTAGATATCCCTCAgaatgtggggcagttgcaggtaaaatattgtatatacaatttACTTACCAACACCAAACACAGTCTAACCCTGTCTTCCGAAGTTACATCTTCAGAAGCACTTATAAAGGGCCCTAGGAACTTTTTACAGAATTCTTCCACTGTCATTGCCATGATAGAATTGCCTGCTGTGATCTCTTGAATAATCTGGAACAGAAAATGGAAATATCAGCCTGACTCTATTTTGAGATTgatacatgaatttaaaagcaGAAACCCCCAAAATTAGtttattatgtaattaaaaGCATTAAACTAGAACAATGACACATCAGAAATGGTCCCGATGACAGTACAGTACAATGTACCTTAGgccataaaaaaaatatgtctgtttatgGTTACATTGGGGGAAAAAAAGGGTTGTTAGGTCGGGagaatttttgtttttagtgtctttgaccctaaaataatggccggaaccgtagtctgagatcgaaatccctaCTTTTGTTTTTTTCGTAGTAAAGTGGGAAAAAAATTAGAGTGGGGgttaaaaaattagggtcggtcgggtaaccctaaacagacatattctatttttttattatgtacaCTTATAATGAATAGTGTACGCAAAGCTCTGGTACCTAAATAGAACATAGATTTCATAAGAAGGCGGATTAATgctttaatatatatagtatttaaaaaaatactgacTTTCCGTCTGAGCTGATTCCTCAGGTCTGTGAATTTAGATGTGGCCCACTGGACCACAGTTCTGTAGGCATCCGAGTCATTGTTGAAGCCTTCTTTCTTAAGCAGTCTCCTAATCTCAGTCtacaaaataaagtaaatagATACAATGTACCTGGTTTATATActgttaataaatataaaaaatatgttccTAATGAATAAGTTTAGCATATATTCCTTGTTTGTAACTTGggataatataaaaataaagacaagagttatataataacaaacaatatttacatgtactgaTAACTGTAAAACATTAAATCAATATCCTCATCCTCTCacacatataattaatttttatttgctttcatactaaatccaactctctgattgaCAGGTAATTTTCTTCAAATACTATGAATTAGTCTGAAAATTATCAGCATTGATGTAACtgttttttaacttcatcgggttatgaatgaagttaaaaaatagtagcATCAGtgctaagtacatgtatacacaacttATCTTAAACACAGGGAGTTTCAAAATGTGCATTTCtaacacaaataaatattcaCTTCATTCATGAACATTCGTTTCCACTTTCACTGAGTGTAAGCAATTTACAATCTCCAAATTTTAAGCACAATGTACCTTGAATTCCATATCTGCCTGCTGATTCAGCCAGGGCTTTTTGGTGAACATATTCTTTAGAAATATGAGTAACTTCCTCTGAAAAAAATCAGCATTATgttaaatgttgaaataaatacatttaagaATTATGCATGTCAAAACAAAACTATGGGTAGACTTGTATCAGGTGTAGACTAACATCTACTCAAACTGCCAGtacttttcaaaaaaattaaatatgcttatagaattcaattttgcttaaGCTTTTTCATTGGCCTATTTATTTGTAATAACACATGGTTAACTATACATATAGCAAAGGATGTTTGATAGCCAATTAGGCCTCttgaaatattcaaaatcaagcattttcttcttttaaatgattatttaagcaattaattattaagaatgccaactggacagaggcaaattccataaAGTTATTcagtgcttatatttacatttgataacaattttaaatttatgatgaaatcccaaaaaattttgcatatatattatactgAATAAAGAATTCATTATCGTCAAAGATGTTTGAAAACAGACATTGCTCAATCAGtgacaaatgtttgttttttctctatcaaaaacaggatcataCTAATTAGCACTTTTAtctgttataaaagttacttactttacactaataccgcaattgaaaagtttgagcttttaattttactttaaagaattatacaccaattattgttcaaatgatgaatctCGTTTATGCTGTGGAACATCTTTAACCTGGTAAGTTTCATCCACCCGGGACCTCTAGAAATTCTTGAAATCCAACATTTCTTCCttaaaattattgtatttatacCCATCACAACAATAACAATGTTCCAGAAGCCTCTCCTCTCTTCAAGAGGCATAAGATTTAATAAGCTAAAAAGTGTTAACATCTACCTTGAAAGAACAGGCCATCATGGTGAATGAATTGCTGGTAGGTATGCTGGACTTTAATTTACTAATGTCTTTGGACATGGCATCTAACCTTTTATCCATTTTCTGCAACTGTGCCactgtgaaataaaattataaaacaactttaacaaattaaattcatagCCTGGATAGAACTGATGATCTTATGTTATTATGTACAAATTATATTTAGGCAGAACAAGAAAGtgtatgtttcaggtacccACATACCTTAAGCCCTAGTTTTTAACTCAGACCCTAGCTATTTTTTCAcacttttcaaaaacaaaaatgtagtgTGTGAAGTTTTCAGCTTTGATTTTTACATTTGCTTAATTGAAGTATATCCAGATAAAGTTAAATTACagcaatgtaaaaataaaagacTTCTACCAAGCCTAAAGCCTGAAAGACAAATTACTTTGTAATTTAGCAATCAAGTAAATGAACCCCtttaaagaaatgaaatttaagataAGATGGAAATTTCCCGACCGACCTACCCTATTTCTTTTATACCATTCATATCATATATTTCTACTTCTGCCAACCtataattaattgataaagaacaaaatATCGCAtggttttataatatttacttTCACTGAGCTAAAAATGTAAGTATGAAAGaacattaaattataaatatatggaTTCCATATGAAAATAGTTAAATTCTTTATAACAAGTATCTAGATATGCATGATTTTACTCACATATTTGCCTTCCTACATTATCAGACACATTATCAACAAACAAATCCTGTGACTGGAAATGGCTCCTTTCTTCCTGTGAATcctattaaaatatatttttatatgaaaaaatcatTCAGTTAAAGTCTAAgcactacatgtataaaggGCCTGCAAAAAACAATAGACACAAACTCAAATTGCTTAAGCTTATACATTCAGGGCAACGAGCCAATTAAGGTTTATTAAAGCAATTTGAACATCTCTCAGTGGCATTCATAACTACAATCTCAATGGATTTTGCATAGATCtgtaatgaattaatcatttctTATCGTCAAGGaaggaacagccatttgaactgACGTTTTCCGTGGCATCGCTGGCACAatcgacaattgtgacgtcacaatgataatgacatcatGGTAAGCGCTTGATGTTCATAGACTatatatgaatgccaactgcaaTTGGTAAGGTTATACATAAAGGGACTGCaatatgtttttatgaaaatataaacatacatataaattgCAGGTGCACTTTTccaatatttctgatttctgagCTGCTGACGAATactttaatttttcaatttttttttgtgtatatggAAATAAATTATGCGTTTCATGAGATgcaaacaattaattatttccaaAATCACTAATGTTCCTTCACGACTGGTAGGGTTCcagtatactatatattataaggACATTGTATGTAgcgttttatatataaatagtgtATGTGACTTGTCTTTCTTTGTGAATGAGTCCACCACATGTGCATTGTACATATCGTCCTGTGTACATGTACGTgcatagtccgctaaacctgcctatattattaggcttttttaattttaggcaaaaaaaaataaaaaaagcctaataatataggcaggtttgtaCTGTTCAGTACATTTAACTTGAATGTATcttaatatgcatatatatatgtacagtgaacTTATTTGTTCGCAAGCTACCATTTATCTTTGTCAAAGACTTGTTTGGTAATCCGGTTATATGAACAACACCAACTTCAAACtttctatttatagatactGTACATGATGCAACGCTGTCACACAGTGTCAGTTTTGTTAGTTTGCACGAGGATTTGCATAACCCTAACCCTAATCCCAACGTAAAAAATCTTTATCAAACGTATAATTGTGTTACAATATATATCGCGAtattattgatacatataaGCCATATATTTAAACTCTTGCTTAATAAAAGTAATAAGATTGATCAGCTATGTACTGGTGATTGCGACTGTATTGTGTAGTGTTTGGAAATTACTGAAAATACTCGCTTCTGATTGGTTCGTATTATTGTTCAGTTGCTATTTTTATCACACTATCTCTACAGTCGTGGGACATTTAGTATTCGTCACTTTTGCTTTTTCGCTATATTCTAtgcatttttactttttttttctttgaattttcctGATCTCATTTAGATCTATTGATAGATACGTTAAGCCTAGTACACTGTAGAAATGGCCGAAAATATTAGCGATAGGCCTAGTAGGACTATGGTCGTAAGTTTATTTTCGAGTAGCACTCGTTTATTTTCACGCGTGAATATATACACGAGTGTCTCACGTTGTTCATATAGCAGGTGCCTAGGggtaggatattttatttttcctaaaccagatgcagacgcctgtggttAGATCTACTGTCAGTAACCGCATATTTACATCAATATGTGCATGTAGActgtctacatgtataaaccATAATTATCAAAACAGAAATGAAAGTTAAAGAAGCATGTTTCAATTTTGCTTCATAAAAATCGCGAGGATGTTGACATAACGTTACATGCACTGTACATTAAAATTGTGCGACTACGAAAAACTTCCAAGAGAAATTTACCGGCCCAGGCTAAAAGGCCTTTTATTGGAAGGGAAAGGGTTACAGacaatgtcaaaatatatttatacagtcaatcaatgttttgttctggttttatatacaaaaaaatattcaaatatatgatGTAAATGTGGTAAATTACTTACAAATAATGCGCTCATCTTTCTCCGATATTCGACGCTTCTgtcaaatgacgtcacaatcattcGAGATTTTCGTGAATTTTCATCCGGTACACTTAAAATATTGTCGTCTGTCCCGTCTGTCAAATGACGTCAAACGACGTCATAAACATTTCGGAAGTTCTCGTTGTTCTTGTACAGCATTGCACTGGGGAAAAGAAAAAAGGGGCAAAATGTCGGCTTCCTCCTGGAAGTGCGATGACTGCAATTTTGAAACTGATAGACAGGTAAAGTACACCAGGCATATACAGAGTGAAAAACATAAAACTCTGCAGTTTTTACTCGCTAGCCAGGACGATATCGAAGAGGAGATACTTTCCGATGACGACGTACTATACACGCAAAACTTGGTGGACAACGTTACTTCAACATGTCAACCTCGAGCTCGTAGTCCTAGGCCTGTTTCTGATCATGACGAAGACGAAGGATCAGGTACGTAGACAAACAATACTTGTACGTTGTATGCATATATACTGTCTCTATATAGGCTATACCATCCATTACTTGAAATCAGCTCAGAACTTATATGAATATAGgggcatatatattttttacatgcAATCACACATGAACTTCAGAAACTCTAGCCGACTGTCGAGTCAttctagatacatgtacattgtacaacaatatatgtgtacatgtacaatgtatacaaccaccgttatacatgttatacattgtGACTAGATGTAAAGTGTCTTTGTCAATATTTATCCTTATTTTACGTgaaaatttcattacaaaactTTCCTAATTTAACAGGACATAGCTTTcctaatttaattaattatatttttttttataaatgtgaaGAAGCTATGATTTTgaacataaacatatatcatatgtaGATAAGTTTCTGTTTTGAAGTACAAAAGTCCAGATCATATCTTGCTATTATTCCCTCTGATAGAATTTTTGAATTTgacaaaatatggaaaaattAATCATGGTGTGAATATGCAACATCATGCAGTTTTAGTATCTGTTAGTTTTGACTTGCAAAACTATGCtcaaaaactatatatatagattaattATAATTGAATTTTGTATAATGCAGACGAAACAATGCAGCAGCAGGAATTTGGGGAAGAATTACAGGATGATGAATCAGCATTCCAGTATGGCAAAGAATCTGAAGATTGGTATCCATTTGAATCAAAGGCAGAGTGCctgttgtatatttttatgaattctGCAACACATCATATAGTAAGTGGCCAATGGCTGTGGTTTGTGACATGATTGAATATGTGcttcaattataaaataatattaacttAAATagtttaaatcttattttttaatttaaaaaaattaaccaAAAGAGTATGTATGGTTTGTGGTCTTTTAAAATTCCAAACCCATCAAGTTTTCAAACCTGTTATTTAGTGATGAAGCGCTAGTGTATATCTATGATGAAAATGATATGGAAGTTGTGTAAATTTGTTACCTATAGCTATGCTTGCCTTGACATGCATATATTAGTTTATGCAATATTTAGGCCATTTTTGCATATAGAATTTAAGAAACCATAGAACACACTCCTGAACAACATACCATGGCCACCTTTAAcccaatcaaaacactgttcaatctccaTTTAACCTTTTTGCAATTGGTCAAGGGTAATATAGAATCTTTGTCTTCATCATCCGGGGTAATTGTTTTTCTACCTTTTGCATACTAATCCTGATGTTTTGATTGGACGTTTCCTATTTTCCATACATCtatcaaaaaaatatatctgagaATGGCCAGCACCTCCATTTACTCCCGGTCCACTTTCTCCCTCCAACTAACTAACACACTCTATATCATTATcacatatatttcaattaattaccAAGTTAGACTTTGATTAGCTATACAATTAATTAGTGGGCGGGATTACCCTAAAAATCCTACATTACTGTGATAATCAAACATGCTCTAAAAGTAAATACCTATGGTAaacattgtacaataaaaccCAAATTAAatggacatgtttattttactaatTACAAATTAAACCTGGCTGAGCAAGCTAATTAGGGGCTTGACACCTGTCGACTCCCTTTACATGCCAAGACTGGTCACTGGTCAACTCGGACTAATGAACACTAAATTCAAATCCATTTATCTAATCTTAGCTCTATTCAAATCAAATCCAATTATCTTATCTTAGCTCTATTCAAATCCAATTATCTAATCTTAGCTCTATTCAAAACTAATTATCTAATCTTAGCTCCAAATTCTTGAATGTAAGTCAACTATAATAATCtccaatatttgaaatacaatttatactgaaatatctgaacaaatgtttgaaatataaaaattactatttttttacCGCGACAATGTATacactacacatacagtatatcTCCTTAACATTTATTTCAGTATCTTTATTGTATTGggtttgtaaatatattaataagaagtgaatatttaagtttgtttatCAATTCTGTATTTTCAGAGTGATGAAGTAGTAAAATTTGTTCTCTTCATAATGGAAGAACTTGGAGTTACTGGCCTTCCAAGTCTTCATCAACTGAAAATGAAGAAATTTGGTGACTTCACTTGGGAAGACATTATcacaaaagtaataaagaacaatgaaattcaatatttcattgtattgcAATTTTCAGTATGATTCCATGTagctttatttttttcaattttttaattgaaattatgaGTGATGTATGTGATTAGTATTTGAAGCATTATGAAATACAGTCAGGCTTCATTCTATCAATTTATAATTTGCACTAAGTGAATTAGAGATATAATTTCCACTTTGAAACATTTGTAAGTGTAGCAGCAACTATAAAAGATAATTACAGTAATCAAATATGTCATCACCAGAAATGTGATTCAATTTTTCAGGGACAGAATGAAGACAATGTGCCTGTATGGATTGTGAAACCCTCAACGGTGTTGAAATTGCTGGTAGCTCATCCAAAAACTTCAAGATTAATTGAAAGgtataaatttcatttcaaaatattttattaatcaataCAAGATATACAGTGAATTACAGAGAaagatattatattaatgtactGCTAAATGGATTggacaacaggcaaagcctatataggTCCTCTCCAGAAATCCGGTTTTACttaactaattaattattaataaataaatatagatattgttgtctcattatataaataaatagaaatgaaaagaaaagagTATAATATTAGGAGCATACCCAAGCGTACCATagcaaagaaaataattatttacaacAGATAgacaaataagtaaatatatttttacatgaaTAGGTAATAAATAGGCAATatcttttatagaaaataaattaattaatttatacatatcacATCCACACACACCCTCTCATACTGGCCtttaatatatcaatacatgcatatattttaatattatcataaaactaTTTGTACAATTGAAATctcttagttttttttaatataattactTGTATGAAGtaatatcatttcattaataTCATTAGAAAAATCAATAGACCCAGACAacagaatttcaatattaacagaaCCCAAAAGATTAGAAATAGAGATTATGTGAGTAAATGAGTACaatcaaaaaaataatgttcagaATTTTCAGTTGGAGCACCACATAAGCATGAACCATCATCTGTCAAATGATCAGAgaatttgtcataatttaaGTCACTGGCATTATTGCGCAATTGGCATAAAAGGATATTTAAATTTCTTGGTTTACAATTCATAAATATGTTGGGAGATTATAGATGGAaaagttgtttttaattttaatttaaaagaagAAATAGAAGAAGATACTCTGATAGAGTGATCTAGTGAGTTCCAAAGTTTCATAGATGATTGGAAAAAGCTATTATTATAGTTGTTAGTCCTTCATTGTGGTAAGTTAAAGAAactttcatttctaaatgcataattattattagtatttatGTAGGGTTGTATATTGTCATATAGATAAGTAGGAGTAAGATTGTTTAGGATTTTATATAGTAATGTTAGTTTGGTATAAA from Argopecten irradians isolate NY unplaced genomic scaffold, Ai_NY scaffold_0389, whole genome shotgun sequence includes:
- the LOC138312607 gene encoding uncharacterized protein is translated as MDSQEERSHFQSQDLFVDNVSDNVGRQILAQLQKMDKRLDAMSKDISKLKSSIPTSNSFTMMACSFKRKLLIFLKNMFTKKPWLNQQADMEFKTEIRRLLKKEGFNNDSDAYRTVVQWATSKFTDLRNQLRRKIIQEITAGNSIMAMTVEEFCKKFLGPFISASEDVTSEDRVRLCLVLRSFIHKKKIGDGNECIDFWGSFHSFYGQVLDSEEERKWERLASIDQRRVNKQIEASENQSSEM